Proteins from a genomic interval of Choristoneura fumiferana chromosome 12, NRCan_CFum_1, whole genome shotgun sequence:
- the LOC141433175 gene encoding D-2-hydroxyglutarate dehydrogenase, mitochondrial-like has product MIKSLTLFVRTVRTPNVALVQTRLASQVLPQLSATKYNVKRKEFGSVQADDVNFFKSVLSEEQVLTEESDVLPFNIDWIKNCRGQSKVVLKPKSTKQVSEILAYCNKRQLAVCPQGGNTGLVGGSVPVFDEIVLSLSLMNKIISLDEISGALVCEAGCILETLDNYVKEQNLIMPLDLGAKGSCHIGGNVSTNAGGLRLLRYGNLHGSLMGVEAVKADGTVVDCIRTLKKDNTGYHLKHLFIGSEGTLGIVTKVAVHCPVLPKAVTLGFFGVKDFDSVLKLYKSAKASLGEILSAFEMADNDSISSTVQNLKLPNPIADFPFYVLVETHGSDETHDAEKLSRFLEREMSSGLIIDGTVTSEPAKMQTIWNLRESIAGAGLLDGYVYKYDVSIPAARYYDLVPVLRQRMAGKAVKVYGYGHVGDGNIHINVTVPEYSKEATDMLEPFIFEEVSKLKGSISAEHGVGFRKPHFIHYSKDEGAISLMRELKQLMDPNGILNPYKVLPDP; this is encoded by the exons ATGATAAAATCGCTTACTCTTTTTGTGAGGACTGTTAGAACACCTAATGTAGCCTTAGTTCAAACTCGTCTAGCATCGCAGGTGCTACCTCAATTATCAGca ACAAAGTACAATGTTAAAAGAAAGGAATTTGGTTCTGTGCAGGCAGatgatgttaatttttttaaatctgttctAAGCGAAGAGCAAGTGCTCACAGAAGAGAGTGATGTTCTGCCTTTTAACATTGATTGGATTAAGAATTGCAGAG GTCAATCAAAAGtggttttaaaacctaaatcgACAAAACAGGTTTCTGAAATATTAGCCTACTGTAATAAGAGGCAACTTGCTGTATGTCCCCAAGGAGGGAACACTGGCCTTGTTGGTGGATCAGTTCCTGTATTTGATGAAATTGTGTTGAGTCTGTCTCTGATGAACAAAATAATTAGCTTGGATGAAATATCAG GTGCGTTAGTTTGTGAAGCAGGATGCATATTAGAAACTTTGGACAATTATGTGAAGGAGCAAAATCTCATCATGCCGTTGGACCTCGGTGCCAAGGGCTCCTGTCATATTGGAGGCAATGTGAGCACCAATGCAGGCGGCCTCAGGCTTCTCCGATATGGCAACCTCCATGGCTCCCTGATGGGAGTTGAAGCA gtgAAGGCAGATGGCACTGTAGTAGATTGCATTAGAACACTAAAAAAAGACAATACGGGATACCATCTCAAGCACTTGTTCATAGGATCAGAAGGAACCCTGGGCATCGTCACTAAGGTCGCAGTACACTGCCCTGTATTGCCGAAAGCTGTCACACTTGGATTCTTTG GTGTAAAGGACTTTGACAGTGTACTCAAATTGTACAAAAGTGCTAAAGCGTCTCTGGGGGAGATACTGTCTGCCTTTGAAATGGCTGACAATGATTCAATCAGCTCAACTGTACAGAACCTGAAATTGCC CAACCCGATAGCTGATTTCCCATTCTACGTATTAGTGGAAACGCACGGTAGCGATGAGACGCACGACGCGGAGAAACTATCTCGCTTCCTCGAGCGGGAGATGAGCAGCGGGCTGATCATAGACGGAACCGTCACCTCGGAGCCGGCTAAGATGCAG ACGATCTGGAACCTGCGCGAGAGCATAGCGGGCGCGGGTTTGCTGGACGGGTACGTGTACAAGTATGACGTGTCGATCCCGGCGGCGCGGTACTACGACTTGGTGCCCGTACTGCGCCAGCGCATGGCTGGAAAGGCTGTCAAAGTGTACGGATATGGACATGTCG GCGACGGCAACATCCACATCAACGTGACTGTCCCAGAGTACAGCAAGGAAGCAACAGACATGCTGGAGCCTTTTATCTTCGAGGAAGTGTCCAAGCTCAAAGGATCCATCAGTGCAGAGCACGGAGTCGGCTTCCGGAAACCTCACTTCATACACTACAGCAAGGACGAGGGGGCTATAAGTCTCATGAGAGAACTCAAGCAGTTGATGGATCCCAACGGTATTCTGAACCCATACAAGGTTTTGCCAGACCCTTAA
- the LOC141433176 gene encoding ribosome biogenesis protein BRX1 homolog codes for MVKVKAKVSKKNKEIKDHTIHKKVEELVLPPVRGSSDPPQKQVKWINRQRVLVFAARGINHRHRYLMEDIKKLMPHHKTESKMERSKNLYVVNEISEMKNCNKCILFEGRKMRDLYMWAANIPNGPSVKFLVENIYTMGELKMTGNCLRGSRPLLSFDPQFTKDPHYALLKELFIQIFGVPNHHPKSQPFFDHVYTFMVLDNRIWFRNYQILSEDGALAEIGPRFVLNPVKIFSGSFGGVTIWENPKYVSPAKLRQAYSKKAGDKYERRIEKKVVYEATKPETGYPDIEDAEFFKGDVMEKAEEAVVKEEIKEENDSEEEVQMKPVIKKKKSNSKPDMAIRRKQLKAKSKLISDQIKKRKQFKKKKPNKK; via the exons atggttaAGGTAAAAGCTAAAGTTTCTAAAAagaacaaagaaataaaagatcATACCATTCATAAAAAAGTGGAAGAACTGGTGTTACCACCAGTGAGAGGATCAAGCGATCCACCACAGAAACAG gtgaaatggataaatcGGCAAAGGGTCTTAGTTTTTGCTGCTCGTGGCATCAATCACCGACACAGGTATTTGATGGAggacattaaaaaattaatgcCTCACCACAAGACAGAGTCTAAGATGGAAAGAAGTAAGAACCTTTATGTAGTGAACGAGATCAGTGAAATGAAAAACTGCAACAAATGTATTCTGTTTGAGGGGCGGAAAATGAGAGATTTATACATGTGGGCTGCAAACATTCCTAATGGACCGAGTGTCAAGTTTCTAGTTGAAAACA TTTACACAATGGGAGAACTTAAAATGACAGGGAATTGTTTAAGAGGATCCAGGCCACTGCTCTCATTTGACCCTCAATTCACCAAGGACCCTCACTATGCCTTGCTGAAGGAgctgttcatacaaatattcgGGGTCCCCAACCACCACCCGAAAAGTCAGCCTTTTTTTGACCATGTTTACACATTCATGGTCCTTGATAATAGAATTTGGTTTAGGAATTACCAAATTTTGTCTGAAGATGGTGCTTTAGCTGAAATTGGACCAAGATTTGTTCTGAATCCA GTTAAAATATTCTCTGGATCATTTGGTGGAGTCACTATTTGGGAAAATCCAAAATATGTCAGCCCTGCTAAGCTACGACAAGCTTACTCCAAGAAGGCTGGTGACAAATACGAGAGGAGGATTGAGAAGAAAGTTGTGTATGAAGCAACTAAACCAGAAACTGGGTATCCAGACATAGAGGATGCAGAGTTCTTTAAAGGAGATGTAATGGAAAAGGCAGAAGAAGCAGTTGTTAAAG AAGAAATAAAAGAAGAGAATGACAGTGAAGAGGAAGTTCAGATGAAACCAgtgattaaaaagaaaaagtcCAACAGCAAACCAGATATGGCCATCAGGCGTAAGCAACTCAAAGCTAAAAGCAAACTAATTTCTGATCAGATAAAGAAAAGGAAGCAGTTCAAGAAGAAGAaaccaaacaaaaaataa